The Candidatus Nitrosocosmicus franklandus genome contains a region encoding:
- a CDS encoding zinc ribbon domain-containing protein has product MKIFNGRLATEDYMSTHSLTFSTPEMTLKKFALWLGESVKNSKTNTLTPRLLTYIEDKPDSKTNTLTPPSSYLPDVDDSFKPTGAIADFYSTKDATTTDTKNVSSNHEEKKYCINCGNAIKYTSKFCSKCGYFQE; this is encoded by the coding sequence ATGAAAATCTTTAATGGGCGATTGGCTACCGAGGATTATATGTCCACCCATTCATTGACCTTTTCTACACCTGAAATGACTTTGAAAAAGTTTGCGTTATGGTTGGGTGAAAGTGTAAAGAATTCCAAAACAAATACTTTGACTCCACGTTTACTCACATATATCGAAGATAAACCAGATTCCAAAACAAATACATTGACTCCTCCATCCTCTTATCTTCCTGATGTGGATGATTCATTTAAACCAACGGGAGCTATTGCTGATTTTTATAGTACAAAAGATGCTACTACAACTGATACAAAAAATGTCTCTTCGAATCATGAGGAAAAAAAATATTGCATTAATTGTGGCAATGCAATAAAATATACTTCAAAATTTTGTAGCAAATGTGGTTACTTCCAAGAATAA
- a CDS encoding metal ABC transporter ATP-binding protein yields the protein MGSFECLRITGLSYGFSYHDFVIEGVNLTIPKGRFVSIVGPSGSGKTTLLKLLCGIYEPWNGDIEYICNNDRDSIFYHPSIGYVPQIETIDWNFPVSVQEVIAMGSWNYKSYLPWIDKKLKNQIKDVLRILGLGGYEKRHIRALSGGEQQRVFLGRALIRNPDVLILDEPTTGLDYVSREKIFDILKNLNNNGMTVILSTHDITHIANRSPWVVCFNKYVIAEGPPQDVLKEENLLKTYGLADYRP from the coding sequence GTGGGCTCCTTCGAATGCCTAAGAATCACTGGTTTATCCTATGGATTTTCGTATCATGATTTTGTTATAGAAGGAGTTAACTTGACTATTCCAAAAGGACGATTTGTGTCTATAGTGGGTCCTAGTGGATCTGGAAAAACCACTCTGCTAAAACTATTGTGTGGGATTTATGAACCATGGAACGGAGATATAGAATATATCTGTAATAATGATCGTGATTCGATCTTTTATCATCCTTCTATTGGTTACGTTCCTCAAATAGAAACTATTGATTGGAACTTTCCAGTTTCTGTTCAAGAAGTTATTGCCATGGGATCATGGAATTACAAGAGTTATCTTCCATGGATCGACAAGAAATTAAAAAATCAAATCAAAGATGTGTTAAGAATATTGGGTTTGGGTGGATATGAAAAAAGGCATATTAGAGCTCTTTCTGGTGGTGAACAACAACGAGTATTTTTGGGTAGAGCCTTGATTAGAAATCCTGATGTTCTCATTTTAGATGAACCAACGACGGGCCTTGACTATGTATCTAGAGAGAAGATATTTGACATACTAAAGAACCTCAATAACAATGGTATGACTGTGATTTTGTCCACACATGACATAACACACATAGCTAATCGTTCTCCTTGGGTAGTATGTTTTAACAAATATGTTATTGCAGAAGGCCCTCCACAGGATGTTCTTAAGGAAGAGAATCTTTTAAAAACATATGGATTAGCAGATTACAGACCTTAG
- a CDS encoding urease accessory protein UreF: protein MHTDENEKLLSPSNTVSIEDLSFLQLADSFFPTGLYTTSNGLEQLFYDKNRKISYSEILDFVKAYLVQQIGPTDCCVIGNVYSFIQKKDFSSLLDLDNTYYFMRLVDETRSASTRSGIQFLRCVSTFIRENEYLTFYSKSIKDGLAKGVFPVSYAIGCNSLNLPKDRSGLMLSYGFVVSIIGAALRLGILQHFEGQMMIDDLKPVILSTVLNNIEQPADEMWQFIPHLDIIQMHHEQMDSKMFIT, encoded by the coding sequence ATGCACACTGATGAGAACGAGAAACTACTTTCACCATCCAATACCGTATCTATAGAGGATCTAAGTTTTTTACAGTTAGCTGATTCTTTTTTTCCAACTGGGTTATATACCACTTCCAACGGATTGGAACAACTCTTTTATGATAAAAACAGAAAAATTTCATATAGTGAAATTTTGGATTTTGTAAAGGCCTATCTTGTTCAACAGATAGGGCCCACTGATTGTTGTGTAATAGGGAATGTGTATAGCTTTATTCAAAAGAAGGATTTTTCGTCGCTTTTAGATCTAGATAATACATACTATTTCATGAGATTAGTAGATGAAACACGTTCTGCCTCGACTAGATCGGGCATTCAATTCTTGAGATGTGTTTCTACATTCATTCGAGAAAATGAATATCTGACTTTTTATTCAAAGAGCATAAAAGATGGCCTAGCAAAAGGCGTTTTTCCTGTGTCTTATGCAATAGGATGTAATTCTTTGAATCTGCCGAAGGATAGGTCGGGTTTGATGTTATCCTATGGTTTTGTCGTCAGTATTATAGGGGCGGCTCTTAGATTAGGCATACTTCAACATTTTGAAGGTCAAATGATGATAGATGATTTAAAGCCTGTAATACTATCTACGGTTTTAAATAATATCGAACAACCTGCTGATGAAATGTGGCAGTTCATTCCACATCTTGATATAATCCAAATGCATCATGAGCAAATGGATTCAAAAATGTTTATAACTTGA
- the ureG gene encoding urease accessory protein UreG, which yields MALSRIPRIGIGGPVGSGKTMLIEQLVPILKKGGYNVGIISNDVVSREDADRMRKNLATERGLMPEDLVIGIATGGCPHTAVREDPSINISVVEEMESKHPDLDLIIIESGGDNITTTFSPALADYFIYIIDVSGGDKYPRKRGLGIETSDLLVINKIDIASFIGADLSIMERDAKIVRNNKPYVFVNSKTGQGVEKVAEQIIKDVLFDAPPKSVAVN from the coding sequence GTGGCACTTTCAAGAATTCCTAGGATTGGCATAGGAGGGCCTGTCGGTTCAGGTAAAACAATGTTAATTGAACAATTAGTACCTATTTTAAAAAAGGGTGGATATAATGTCGGAATCATTTCTAATGATGTAGTTTCCAGGGAAGATGCTGACAGGATGAGAAAAAATCTTGCCACGGAAAGAGGACTAATGCCAGAAGATCTTGTAATAGGAATAGCAACAGGAGGTTGTCCTCATACTGCAGTCAGAGAAGATCCGTCAATTAATATTTCTGTAGTCGAGGAAATGGAATCTAAACATCCAGATCTTGATTTAATAATAATAGAAAGTGGTGGTGATAATATAACTACCACCTTTAGTCCAGCACTTGCAGATTATTTCATATATATTATAGACGTTTCTGGAGGTGATAAATATCCTAGAAAACGTGGTCTTGGAATAGAAACATCGGATCTGCTAGTTATTAACAAAATAGATATCGCATCATTTATTGGCGCTGACCTGAGTATTATGGAACGAGATGCAAAGATAGTTCGAAACAATAAACCATATGTCTTTGTAAATAGCAAGACTGGCCAAGGCGTGGAAAAAGTCGCAGAGCAGATAATAAAAGATGTATTGTTCGACGCACCGCCCAAATCAGTTGCCGTCAATTGA
- a CDS encoding urease accessory protein UreD, protein MSVYNLSYCTPDKIPSEVLNYDSTLEQMGVGKSGKLGILQLKLENDPIIHKTTIKYQHYKVPLCIKRAMYLEETCPEMAYIYIISPSGGILQGDRFRMDISLSNSAKSHVTTQSATRIYKMNKNFGTQIINLNVDKDCYLEYIPDQIIPFRDSRFYQVSNIKVHDEATCIYSEILTPGRVASNESFEYDICYMKVKSVNQYDKLRLIDIAKIEPKRENVKSFGILNNYDVLGSVYILTPKDKLNNIQSEILESLSKTKSVIGGCTKLPNENGVLVRMLGSFVEDIRNLIYSIVGILRRNVLNISFSGMRKI, encoded by the coding sequence ATGAGTGTGTATAATCTTTCTTATTGTACTCCAGACAAAATCCCTTCTGAGGTATTGAATTATGATAGTACTTTGGAGCAGATGGGTGTGGGAAAATCCGGCAAATTGGGTATTTTGCAACTAAAATTAGAAAATGATCCTATAATTCACAAAACTACAATAAAATATCAGCACTATAAGGTACCTCTTTGTATAAAACGGGCAATGTATCTTGAGGAGACTTGCCCTGAAATGGCTTATATCTATATAATATCTCCTTCTGGCGGCATCTTACAAGGTGATAGATTTAGAATGGATATTTCACTTTCAAATTCGGCCAAATCTCATGTTACTACACAGAGTGCTACCAGAATTTATAAAATGAACAAGAATTTTGGAACCCAAATAATAAACTTGAACGTCGATAAGGATTGCTATCTTGAATATATCCCTGATCAGATAATCCCATTTAGGGATTCTAGATTCTATCAGGTATCAAATATCAAGGTTCATGATGAAGCAACATGTATTTACTCTGAGATTTTAACTCCTGGTAGAGTTGCAAGCAATGAATCGTTTGAATATGATATTTGCTATATGAAAGTCAAATCAGTTAATCAGTATGATAAACTAAGGCTAATTGATATAGCAAAAATAGAACCTAAAAGAGAAAATGTAAAATCTTTTGGAATATTAAATAACTATGATGTGTTGGGAAGTGTCTATATCTTAACTCCAAAGGATAAGTTAAATAATATTCAGAGTGAAATATTGGAGTCCTTATCTAAGACAAAGAGTGTTATTGGCGGGTGCACAAAACTACCTAATGAAAATGGGGTACTTGTCCGCATGCTTGGTTCGTTTGTTGAAGATATAAGAAACTTGATTTATTCAATTGTTGGCATTTTGCGTCGAAATGTCTTAAACATTTCATTTAGTGGAATGCGAAAAATCTAA
- a CDS encoding metal ABC transporter substrate-binding protein — protein sequence MLKSLLKNSKTTLCMTFAMALLSLLFISANIEVNKSSFALNKTLNVVTSVSPITNIVKNIGGDRISLTGLVPEGVNSHTYEPVPSDIVKLSNADLVIINGLYLEDPMERIVNTSLNTNPDIQLLKLGDNAITPDEWVFDFSFPRDQDHPNPHLWLNPVYAMKFANLTKDKLIEMDPNNTDYYTENADKYITLLKQLDEGIKEATQTIPPENRKLITYHDSWAYFAPRYNMTVMGAVQPSDFSEPSPLDIAKLIDQIRAENVSAIFASEVFSNRIVDQIADEANIEIVQTLRDDALPGNLTDPNHTYVGMMLENMKNMIVPLGGNISSLSDINPANTYTDTP from the coding sequence ATGTTAAAATCTCTTCTTAAAAATTCAAAGACAACTCTTTGTATGACGTTCGCAATGGCCTTATTGTCTCTTTTGTTTATATCTGCAAATATTGAAGTCAATAAAAGCTCTTTTGCACTAAACAAGACGTTGAACGTAGTTACTTCTGTATCTCCTATTACCAATATCGTGAAAAATATAGGAGGTGACAGGATAAGCCTCACAGGTCTAGTTCCAGAGGGCGTGAATTCCCATACCTATGAACCAGTACCATCTGATATCGTGAAACTAAGTAATGCAGATCTTGTGATCATAAATGGGCTCTATCTGGAAGATCCGATGGAACGAATAGTAAATACATCATTAAATACCAATCCCGATATCCAATTACTCAAACTTGGGGATAATGCCATAACTCCTGATGAATGGGTGTTTGATTTTAGCTTCCCGCGAGATCAAGATCATCCTAATCCGCATCTATGGCTTAATCCAGTATATGCCATGAAATTCGCCAATCTAACCAAAGATAAGTTGATTGAAATGGATCCTAACAACACTGATTACTACACGGAGAATGCTGACAAGTATATTACACTATTAAAACAATTAGATGAAGGAATAAAAGAAGCAACTCAAACCATACCTCCGGAAAATAGGAAATTAATTACATATCATGATTCTTGGGCATACTTTGCTCCTAGGTATAATATGACTGTAATGGGTGCAGTACAACCGTCAGACTTTTCAGAACCATCGCCACTTGATATTGCAAAATTGATTGATCAGATCAGAGCAGAAAATGTTTCAGCTATATTTGCTTCCGAAGTCTTTTCTAACCGAATTGTGGATCAAATAGCAGATGAAGCCAACATCGAAATAGTACAAACTCTACGCGATGATGCTTTACCAGGTAATCTGACTGATCCTAACCATACCTATGTCGGAATGATGCTTGAAAATATGAAAAACATGATTGTTCCATTGGGAGGAAATATTAGTAGTCTTTCTGATATAAATCCGGCAAATACCTATACCGACACTCCTTAA
- a CDS encoding urease accessory protein UreE, whose protein sequence is MLTVTTIVGNVKNNLDLKKKYEESLKKNTLETITIQRSETEKVRMRKVSDKGTDVGFILPSRTHLRDGDVAFLDDTRMIIIKLSPELVAILNIRENVHPRSDDDEDSSGTEHRHRHRHHPDLTNVAIKVGHTIGNLHRPLKIDKDDIIFPIQTPDEINLFLRLLSDLKNHIEIRTETLIFEPDQGFDVHAH, encoded by the coding sequence ATGTTAACCGTTACGACTATTGTAGGAAATGTAAAAAACAATCTGGACTTGAAAAAAAAATATGAGGAGTCATTAAAGAAAAATACTCTTGAAACCATAACAATACAGAGATCTGAAACTGAAAAAGTTAGGATGAGAAAGGTTTCAGACAAGGGAACGGATGTGGGATTTATTTTGCCATCTCGGACCCATTTGAGAGATGGCGATGTGGCATTTTTAGATGATACTCGAATGATAATAATAAAATTATCTCCAGAGCTTGTTGCTATTCTGAATATTAGGGAGAACGTTCATCCTCGTAGTGATGATGATGAAGACAGTAGTGGCACTGAACATCGCCATCGCCATCGCCATCACCCCGATCTTACAAATGTTGCAATTAAAGTTGGTCATACTATTGGAAACTTACATAGACCGTTGAAAATTGATAAAGATGATATTATATTTCCTATTCAAACTCCTGATGAGATAAATCTGTTCTTGAGACTATTGTCTGATCTAAAAAACCATATAGAAATTCGTACAGAAACTCTTATTTTTGAACCTGACCAAGGATTTGATGTCCATGCACACTGA
- a CDS encoding metal ABC transporter permease, translated as MIDLLLPFQYEFFIKGIIVSVLLGGICGLAGVYIILRGLSYVGHGLSHAAFGGAIVGNIVGINYYIGAIIWSYLASFIIYEISKRNKIKPDAAIGLVTTAIFAFGVLLVSMTDRYTRNFESLLFGNILAITEQDLYVIVSVTLLSSAFFFFLHKRLVFSFFDNESAKISGIRTSHIELLFSFVLATVIIVSMSSIGVTLLASVIVGPAISARMLSNNFSNVVFLSIIIGCVASFSGMYASFFLDSSSGPTIVMFVTLAFGITALYALFKKIYHSHSHGGISHSHPHIHTDEHRHEHTHR; from the coding sequence ATGATTGATCTTTTACTACCTTTTCAATACGAGTTTTTTATTAAAGGGATAATAGTGTCTGTTTTGCTTGGTGGTATTTGTGGGTTAGCAGGAGTATACATTATATTGAGAGGTTTAAGTTATGTTGGTCATGGGCTTTCTCATGCTGCATTTGGTGGGGCAATTGTTGGAAACATAGTTGGAATAAATTACTATATCGGAGCTATTATTTGGAGTTATCTTGCATCGTTTATTATTTATGAAATTAGTAAAAGAAACAAAATTAAACCAGATGCAGCAATAGGATTGGTTACAACGGCCATTTTTGCATTTGGAGTGTTACTTGTAAGCATGACAGACAGGTATACAAGAAATTTTGAGTCATTATTGTTTGGAAATATTTTGGCAATAACTGAACAAGATCTGTATGTTATTGTTTCAGTTACACTCCTCTCAAGCGCATTCTTCTTCTTTTTACACAAACGACTAGTTTTTTCATTTTTTGATAACGAAAGTGCCAAAATTAGTGGTATTAGAACGTCACATATAGAATTGCTATTTTCATTTGTCCTGGCCACAGTTATAATAGTTTCAATGTCATCAATTGGAGTAACGTTACTAGCCTCTGTAATAGTAGGACCTGCAATTTCTGCACGCATGCTTTCAAATAATTTTTCTAATGTGGTGTTCTTGTCTATAATAATCGGTTGTGTGGCTTCTTTTTCAGGAATGTATGCAAGTTTCTTTTTGGATTCTTCCTCAGGTCCAACAATTGTCATGTTCGTAACACTAGCTTTTGGCATTACCGCTTTGTATGCTTTGTTCAAGAAAATTTATCATTCCCATAGCCACGGCGGGATTTCTCATTCCCATCCCCATATACACACGGATGAACACAGGCATGAGCATACTCATCGTTAA
- a CDS encoding zinc ribbon domain-containing protein, which yields MSFGVDTLGGLVEKLKQLVNDTQNNYESFFDSTQLFKQGKMDSNEYFSRMGEFLISSSALNFLSCRVILELKSAMDKNFSTKGKNEKSTSSTLPSGNNGGNISTGGGSAGSLGINGFISTGGSTGPASLSSPPSVTPRSIDGEYDLPLPQEAPTFKPVDIVITKQDQSNIKASKKNCIVCNALIPKQAKFCSKCGNSQ from the coding sequence ATGTCCTTTGGAGTAGATACACTTGGTGGCCTTGTTGAAAAATTAAAACAATTAGTTAATGATACTCAAAATAACTATGAATCATTTTTTGATTCAACTCAATTATTTAAACAGGGGAAAATGGATAGTAATGAGTATTTTTCGAGAATGGGCGAATTCCTTATATCATCCTCCGCTCTGAATTTTTTATCTTGTCGTGTAATTCTTGAGCTCAAGTCAGCTATGGATAAGAATTTTTCTACTAAAGGCAAAAACGAAAAATCTACTTCATCGACTCTTCCTTCTGGTAATAATGGTGGTAATATCAGTACTGGCGGTGGATCTGCTGGAAGTCTTGGTATAAACGGCTTTATTTCAACCGGAGGTAGTACTGGTCCTGCTTCTTTGTCTTCTCCTCCATCTGTTACACCTCGGTCCATTGATGGAGAATATGATTTACCATTACCTCAAGAAGCACCTACCTTCAAACCCGTGGATATAGTCATAACTAAACAAGACCAGTCAAACATAAAGGCATCAAAAAAAAATTGTATTGTTTGTAACGCTTTGATCCCAAAACAAGCAAAATTTTGTAGCAAATGTGGTAATTCACAATAA
- a CDS encoding NAD(P)/FAD-dependent oxidoreductase yields MTKKRIVILGAGYAGIFLSTNLSSKLDKYTTEIILVDRNNYHQLMQEIHLVASGYRTAEQLKIPISSLIQGKNINFIQGDIEKILPDKNTILLKSGELKYDELIVCLGSSTKYFNIPGADKYTLPLRSIYDASIIHNHILRIIDEAENKKHNIVIVGAGATGISLGSALAETINASPNKSNIKINIIEATSTILPGWDIRVKNKTEEILKEKGIRIFHNSLVERVDQNTLFLKDGLEIKSSLIIWTAGVRGYNIDIEPAIDKTNDGRIIVNEYCQTNQYKNIYSIGDLAAMKDSKGKLYPPLAQIAVRQARYLADSIAERYIHGTNPKEKFDYEIKAQIISVGSDEYVGLLNNYLVSGDLAKVIDEFTKQTYMKSLKSGGKNISVNLYENDFFSKVMAGITFAGFTFFKGLEKLA; encoded by the coding sequence ATGACAAAAAAAAGGATTGTAATTTTAGGGGCAGGTTATGCAGGCATATTTCTCAGCACAAACCTTTCATCAAAATTAGACAAGTACACGACTGAAATAATACTAGTAGATAGAAACAATTACCACCAATTAATGCAAGAAATACATCTGGTAGCCTCGGGTTATAGAACAGCCGAGCAATTAAAAATTCCAATTTCATCTTTAATACAGGGTAAAAATATCAATTTTATTCAAGGGGACATAGAAAAAATATTACCTGACAAAAACACCATACTCTTAAAATCAGGCGAATTAAAATACGATGAATTGATAGTTTGTTTGGGATCATCAACCAAATACTTTAACATACCTGGTGCCGACAAGTATACCCTCCCTTTAAGATCGATATACGATGCTTCCATTATTCACAATCACATTTTAAGAATAATAGATGAAGCTGAAAACAAGAAACACAATATAGTAATAGTAGGTGCAGGTGCTACTGGAATAAGTCTTGGAAGTGCTTTAGCTGAAACGATAAATGCCTCACCTAACAAAAGCAATATCAAGATAAATATAATCGAAGCAACTTCAACGATTTTGCCAGGATGGGACATAAGAGTTAAGAATAAAACAGAAGAAATCCTCAAAGAAAAAGGAATAAGGATTTTTCATAATTCACTAGTAGAAAGGGTTGACCAAAATACGCTATTTTTAAAGGATGGTTTAGAGATAAAGTCATCTTTAATAATATGGACTGCAGGTGTAAGAGGGTATAATATAGACATAGAACCAGCTATCGATAAAACCAATGATGGTAGAATTATTGTTAATGAATATTGTCAAACGAATCAGTATAAAAATATTTATTCCATAGGAGATCTGGCAGCTATGAAAGATTCAAAAGGGAAGTTATATCCACCGTTAGCACAAATAGCAGTAAGGCAAGCACGTTATTTAGCAGACAGTATAGCAGAACGTTATATTCATGGAACAAATCCGAAAGAAAAATTTGACTATGAAATAAAGGCACAGATAATATCAGTGGGAAGTGATGAATACGTAGGGTTGTTGAATAACTATTTAGTAAGTGGAGATCTGGCAAAGGTGATTGATGAATTTACAAAACAGACATATATGAAATCATTAAAGAGTGGGGGAAAGAATATATCCGTAAATCTGTACGAAAATGACTTTTTCTCAAAAGTCATGGCAGGTATAACCTTTGCAGGGTTTACCTTCTTTAAAGGATTAGAAAAGTTAGCATAG
- a CDS encoding purine-cytosine permease family protein yields MKFLEDNSDFGTNPLDSKYKVLSGKNFFVLWSSLGIGLLVISAGSFISSSNIAEAITAIIIGSVVGSILLALAGKIGSDHSVPSIVSMRPTFGLHGSYLLTLLNIFQLIGWATFEITILSKAANIFSNGSIDFYIWSIVFGAVIILFCILGPLRVVKQWLSKFAVWVVYGSTLVMLASIAISNNGVGTESIINSPSDGAAANFSFFNSLDLVIAMPLSWLPLVADYNRFAKNSKNAFYGTFIGFSITNSLFYVIGFLLGISDIFAILVAIQTFFYGFFLLVLIVDEVDNVFANIFSSAMSFKNIYNKINYKYLVIFFTTLGVLLANLIPIQQYESFLLIIGALFAPLFAIVLTDYYIIKRKKISVEKFYEKTHRIKISSFLAFIAGSVTYFILSPLSGLQVTDVSLNIGSTIPSIATSILFFLVIEFLIKKVKSKNEEYSTDSKIE; encoded by the coding sequence GTGAAATTTTTAGAAGACAATTCAGATTTTGGAACAAATCCACTAGATAGTAAATATAAAGTTCTATCTGGAAAGAATTTTTTTGTTTTATGGTCTAGTTTGGGTATAGGTCTACTTGTTATTTCTGCAGGTTCATTCATTTCCTCTTCGAATATAGCAGAAGCAATAACAGCTATCATTATAGGGTCGGTAGTTGGATCAATTTTACTGGCACTAGCAGGCAAAATAGGCAGCGATCATTCAGTCCCATCTATAGTGAGCATGAGACCAACATTCGGTTTGCACGGTTCATATTTACTCACATTGCTCAACATCTTTCAATTAATAGGATGGGCCACTTTTGAAATAACAATCTTATCAAAGGCTGCTAATATATTTAGTAATGGTTCTATTGATTTTTACATATGGTCGATAGTTTTTGGAGCAGTCATAATTCTTTTTTGCATACTAGGACCATTAAGAGTTGTCAAACAATGGCTTAGCAAATTTGCAGTCTGGGTAGTATATGGCTCAACTCTAGTCATGCTCGCAAGTATAGCAATTTCAAATAACGGAGTTGGTACAGAAAGTATAATAAATTCGCCTTCAGATGGCGCTGCTGCGAATTTTAGCTTTTTTAATTCTTTAGATTTGGTAATTGCTATGCCTTTATCTTGGCTGCCTTTGGTGGCAGATTATAATAGATTTGCCAAAAATAGTAAAAATGCATTCTATGGAACATTTATCGGATTTTCAATTACAAATTCCCTTTTTTATGTAATTGGATTCTTGTTGGGTATTAGCGACATATTTGCAATACTCGTTGCTATTCAAACATTCTTTTATGGGTTTTTTCTATTGGTATTAATAGTTGATGAAGTAGACAATGTTTTCGCTAATATTTTCTCCTCTGCTATGTCATTTAAGAATATTTACAACAAGATAAATTACAAGTATCTTGTTATTTTTTTCACAACATTAGGAGTTTTGTTGGCCAATCTTATTCCCATTCAACAGTATGAGAGTTTCTTATTGATAATAGGGGCATTATTTGCACCACTGTTTGCAATTGTGTTGACAGATTATTACATCATAAAAAGGAAAAAAATATCTGTAGAAAAATTCTATGAAAAGACCCATCGGATAAAGATATCATCATTTCTTGCATTTATTGCCGGAAGCGTCACTTATTTCATTTTATCACCACTATCGGGTTTACAAGTAACGGATGTGAGTTTAAACATAGGATCAACCATTCCAAGCATAGCAACTTCAATTTTATTCTTCCTAGTAATAGAATTTTTAATAAAAAAGGTTAAATCGAAAAATGAAGAGTATTCAACTGATAGCAAGATTGAGTGA